A single region of the Methanococcoides sp. AM1 genome encodes:
- a CDS encoding type III restriction-modification system endonuclease: MKLKFKNQAYQTHAVEAVVDCFKGQPNTAGISYRIDPGVRIKNADGSYQQTIIDIGLVDEESGFKNHDLVLSDQQVLENIQEIQRLQNLPQSSSLVKTKVSPLNLDVEMETGTGKTYCYIKTIFEMNKQFGWSKFIVVVPSIAIREGIYKSLEITAEHFQETYNKKAKFFIYNSKQLHNLESFSSDAGINIMVINVQAFNARGKDNRRIYEELDDFQSRRPIDVIKANRPVLILDEPQKMEGAKTLDSLKEFKPLFILRYSATHKTQHNKVHRLDALDAYNQKLVKKISVRGISVKGLSGTNAYLYLESIEISKQSPVARLELEVKQNTGIKRIIRKLGKGDNLYDLSGELDQYKGFVISDINAVTDTVEFTNGHQLQAGEATGDVNTASLRRIQIREAIKAHFEKEQVLFHQGIKVLSLFFIDEVAKYRMYTDAGEEGGEYAQIFEEEYQNALNELKEDLSIHKDYRKYLDNIPVNLTHNGYFSIDKKSKRMIDPATGKKSSETDDVDAYDLILKDKERLLSFEEETRFIFSHSALREGWDNPNVFVICTLKHSDNTISRRQEVGRGLRIAVNQHGDRQDDPATVHQTNVLTVIASESYKDFVGALQRDISESLSERPRVADESYFTGKTLPIDGGNVEVTPQMAKKIYKYLLKNDYTDDNDNIAQGYHEAVKNEMLAPLPEDLQPYKEQVFQLIDSVYSDANLPQIENDRGTKTNALNANFDKKEFKELWNKINRKAVYSVHFDSSELVEKCVQTLNKELHVAPLQYTVQRGEQDDGISYDRMRSGDSFRIIETSTEQDSNSIHSAVKYDLIGKVAESVQLTRKTVTDILGSIEEKTFAKFKINPESFIAETTRLINEQKATVIIEHLSYDSINETHDIDIFTNAQTKQDFSKAGEPLERHIYDYVITDSKIERTFVKELDTSSEVVVYAKLPKGFSIPTPVGNYNPDWAISFKEGTVKHVYFVAETKGSMSSMQLREIEKTKIECARKFFDEINSKIAPDNVKYDVVSSYGKLMEIVAGKE, encoded by the coding sequence ATGAAACTCAAATTTAAAAATCAGGCTTACCAGACTCATGCAGTGGAAGCTGTGGTGGATTGTTTTAAGGGGCAACCAAATACTGCGGGGATCAGCTATCGTATTGATCCAGGCGTTAGAATAAAAAATGCAGACGGATCATACCAGCAAACTATTATTGATATAGGCTTGGTAGATGAAGAATCTGGATTTAAAAATCATGATCTTGTCTTGAGTGATCAGCAGGTTCTTGAAAACATACAGGAAATTCAACGTTTACAAAACCTTCCACAGTCGAGCAGTCTCGTTAAGACCAAAGTTTCGCCTCTGAATCTTGATGTTGAGATGGAAACCGGGACAGGTAAAACTTACTGTTATATCAAGACCATTTTCGAGATGAACAAGCAATTTGGGTGGTCAAAGTTCATCGTTGTAGTCCCGAGTATCGCTATCCGTGAAGGTATTTACAAGTCACTTGAGATCACGGCGGAACATTTTCAGGAAACCTATAACAAGAAAGCTAAGTTCTTTATCTACAACTCCAAGCAACTACACAACCTTGAGAGTTTTTCCTCGGATGCAGGGATAAACATCATGGTGATCAATGTTCAGGCATTTAACGCACGAGGTAAGGATAATCGCCGTATCTATGAGGAGCTTGATGATTTCCAGAGCCGTCGTCCAATTGATGTGATCAAAGCCAATCGTCCAGTACTTATTCTTGATGAACCACAAAAAATGGAAGGTGCAAAGACGCTGGATTCACTCAAAGAATTCAAACCCCTTTTCATTCTTCGATACTCAGCAACACATAAAACTCAACATAACAAAGTACACCGACTTGATGCATTAGATGCTTATAATCAGAAACTTGTGAAGAAAATTTCAGTAAGAGGCATTTCCGTTAAAGGGCTATCCGGCACCAATGCCTATCTCTATCTGGAATCTATCGAGATATCAAAACAGTCACCTGTTGCTAGATTAGAACTGGAAGTTAAACAGAACACTGGAATCAAAAGGATAATCCGTAAACTGGGCAAGGGTGACAATCTTTACGATCTATCAGGTGAGTTGGATCAATATAAAGGGTTTGTGATCTCCGATATTAATGCAGTGACTGATACCGTTGAATTTACAAACGGACACCAATTACAAGCTGGAGAAGCTACAGGTGATGTTAACACAGCCTCATTAAGACGAATCCAGATACGTGAAGCTATCAAAGCACATTTTGAAAAAGAACAAGTGCTTTTCCACCAGGGCATAAAGGTACTGAGCCTCTTCTTTATCGATGAAGTTGCAAAATACCGTATGTATACAGATGCTGGGGAAGAAGGTGGAGAATATGCTCAGATATTTGAGGAAGAGTATCAGAATGCTCTTAATGAGCTGAAAGAGGATTTGTCTATTCACAAAGATTACAGAAAATACTTAGACAACATACCAGTTAACCTCACCCACAATGGATACTTTTCTATCGACAAGAAAAGTAAGCGTATGATTGATCCAGCTACTGGAAAAAAGTCATCAGAGACGGATGATGTCGATGCATACGATTTAATTCTGAAAGACAAGGAACGACTTCTTTCTTTTGAAGAAGAAACTCGATTTATATTCTCTCATTCCGCACTACGTGAAGGATGGGATAACCCTAATGTGTTTGTCATCTGTACATTAAAACACAGTGATAACACGATATCACGAAGACAAGAGGTTGGACGTGGACTTCGTATTGCTGTCAACCAACATGGTGATCGACAGGATGATCCTGCAACTGTTCATCAGACCAATGTGCTGACGGTTATTGCCAGTGAAAGTTACAAAGATTTTGTAGGCGCTTTGCAACGTGATATCAGTGAATCCCTCTCAGAAAGACCTCGTGTAGCAGATGAATCATATTTCACTGGAAAGACTCTGCCAATTGATGGTGGTAATGTTGAAGTGACACCTCAAATGGCCAAGAAGATCTATAAGTACCTTCTAAAAAATGACTACACCGATGACAATGACAACATTGCTCAGGGATATCACGAAGCTGTCAAAAATGAGATGCTTGCCCCATTACCGGAAGACTTACAGCCTTACAAAGAGCAGGTTTTTCAACTAATTGATAGCGTATATAGCGATGCCAACTTACCACAAATTGAAAATGACCGTGGTACTAAAACAAATGCTCTGAACGCCAACTTTGATAAAAAAGAATTCAAAGAGCTCTGGAACAAGATCAATCGAAAAGCGGTTTACAGTGTGCACTTCGACAGTTCTGAACTGGTAGAGAAATGCGTGCAGACTTTGAACAAAGAGCTGCATGTAGCTCCTCTTCAATACACTGTGCAACGTGGTGAACAGGATGATGGAATTAGCTATGATCGGATGAGATCAGGAGACAGCTTTAGGATCATTGAAACCTCAACTGAACAAGATAGCAACTCAATTCATTCTGCTGTTAAATATGATCTGATCGGAAAAGTTGCAGAAAGTGTCCAACTGACCAGAAAAACCGTAACAGATATTCTGGGCAGTATTGAGGAAAAGACTTTTGCAAAATTTAAGATCAATCCCGAAAGCTTCATTGCTGAAACAACTCGCTTAATAAATGAACAGAAAGCGACCGTCATTATCGAACATTTAAGCTATGATTCGATTAATGAAACTCACGATATCGATATATTTACAAATGCTCAAACTAAACAGGACTTCAGCAAAGCAGGTGAACCGCTCGAGAGACACATCTATGATTATGTTATAACGGACTCCAAAATAGAACGCACTTTTGTCAAAGAACTGGATACAAGTTCCGAAGTTGTTGTGTATGCAAAACTTCCAAAAGGATTCTCTATTCCTACTCCAGTTGGAAATTACAATCCTGACTGGGCAATTTCATTCAAAGAAGGAACAGTAAAGCATGTCTACTTTGTAGCTGAAACAAAAGGTTCCATGTCTTCGATGCAGTTGAGGGAAATCGAAAAAACAAAAATAGAATGTGCCAGAAAATTCTTCGACGAAATCAACAGTAAAATTGCTCCAGACAACGTGAAGTACGATGTTGTGAGCAGTTATGGCAAACTGATGGAAATCGTCGCTGGCAAAGAATGA
- a CDS encoding TIGR00297 family protein, with translation MKLIPEHIIQTEPHAHGQLILSFAFMFIFLLFPFVSWEVLIALFFGLLLALRYLEDRPHTLGGFEPMLKIRSPQYLVVSVFILLLVSFVLNFFSATYPLFVIGQTITISTIGLGVATIVRCHMKSKYAYLTKNKYPSKEYRNDQNSLNLIPSSISMLVTGIIFASIAGAWIVYWQDSGISYNLVFFVAVIGSITAALFESIPSKINENISIPLGAGMAMWLFVSFGYSIPAQQIIFALLFALFLGYLAYYAKIADISASLSATLIGVLIIAFSNIYWFVLLLTFFILGGVFTKYKYKMKESMGIAEAKGGVRNYENVFSNSTAALMLAIAYGIYPQYGELIIFAYLGTVATAAGDTLASEIGTTSNQKPRMITNLKPVRTGVDGGVTMLGELASIGGSAVIAILAVAFGMVDNVTAALVITIVGGFLGTNVDSLLGATLQSRGVLSNSGVNFVATFIGAIISAGLYLLFF, from the coding sequence ATGAAACTGATACCGGAACACATTATTCAGACTGAACCTCATGCACATGGACAGTTGATACTATCCTTTGCTTTCATGTTCATATTCCTACTGTTCCCATTCGTTAGCTGGGAGGTTCTTATCGCCCTGTTCTTCGGTCTGCTTCTGGCACTCAGGTACCTTGAGGACAGACCTCACACATTAGGAGGTTTCGAGCCCATGCTGAAGATCAGATCGCCACAGTATCTGGTAGTATCGGTCTTTATCCTGCTTCTGGTAAGTTTTGTGCTGAACTTCTTCTCTGCTACCTATCCGCTCTTTGTGATAGGACAGACAATAACCATATCGACCATCGGACTTGGTGTTGCCACCATCGTTCGCTGCCACATGAAATCGAAGTATGCATATCTTACAAAGAATAAATACCCTTCAAAGGAATACAGGAACGACCAGAACAGCCTGAACCTTATTCCATCAAGCATCTCAATGCTTGTCACAGGAATTATTTTTGCATCAATAGCCGGTGCCTGGATAGTCTACTGGCAGGATTCCGGAATATCCTACAATCTGGTGTTCTTTGTAGCGGTAATAGGCTCAATAACAGCCGCACTTTTCGAATCAATACCTTCTAAGATCAATGAGAATATTTCCATTCCGCTTGGTGCCGGAATGGCAATGTGGCTTTTCGTCTCATTTGGCTATTCCATACCAGCTCAACAGATCATATTCGCACTTCTGTTCGCACTGTTCCTGGGATACCTTGCATATTACGCAAAGATAGCCGACATATCCGCATCCCTGAGTGCCACCCTGATCGGTGTCCTCATCATTGCATTCAGCAATATCTACTGGTTCGTCCTGCTGTTGACATTCTTCATACTTGGAGGAGTGTTCACCAAGTACAAGTATAAGATGAAAGAATCCATGGGCATTGCAGAAGCAAAGGGCGGTGTGCGAAACTACGAGAACGTTTTCAGCAACAGTACAGCAGCCCTCATGCTCGCAATAGCATACGGGATCTACCCGCAATATGGGGAACTGATAATCTTTGCATACCTGGGAACCGTAGCAACAGCTGCAGGAGATACTCTTGCCAGTGAGATCGGTACGACCTCCAACCAGAAGCCAAGAATGATAACGAACCTGAAGCCTGTAAGGACAGGCGTCGATGGGGGTGTAACCATGCTTGGAGAACTGGCCTCCATAGGTGGATCTGCGGTCATCGCAATTCTGGCAGTGGCTTTCGGTATGGTGGACAATGTTACTGCAGCCCTTGTAATAACAATTGTAGGTGGTTTCTTAGGCACGAATGTTGACAGCCTTCTGGGTGCTACACTCCAGAGCAGAGGAGTGTTGTCCAACAGTGGTGTCAATTTTGTAGCCACCTTCATAGGTGCAATTATCTCTGCAGGGCTCTACCTTCTGTTTTTCTGA
- a CDS encoding DUF4391 domain-containing protein: MSILYDFPKRAVFGRMLSKTKIYEHSTPSSKVKELFTKEVEKMTWAYKLSPATLNLPVSEGVHEIQVITIILKTGTLAEEVLQTIDKAIPSPILFHLSYKDKSKYVAAYKRPSEADKNKWIISSYFKTEWINDSSDKVKLPVVLNMGALYQSFLKAIIPLPFKKNESLDELVARIDNVCIKERNATKIEYRMKKEKQFNRRVEMNGSLNELKQEIEELKS, translated from the coding sequence ATGAGTATTTTGTATGACTTCCCAAAAAGAGCTGTCTTTGGACGGATGCTTTCCAAAACCAAGATTTACGAGCATTCCACTCCAAGCTCCAAAGTAAAGGAATTGTTTACCAAGGAAGTGGAGAAGATGACCTGGGCCTATAAGTTATCCCCAGCAACACTCAACCTTCCAGTTAGTGAAGGAGTGCATGAGATTCAGGTCATTACGATCATTCTCAAAACAGGTACATTAGCTGAAGAAGTCTTGCAGACTATCGACAAAGCCATACCATCCCCAATTTTATTCCACCTCAGCTATAAGGATAAGAGCAAATATGTAGCAGCATATAAGCGCCCAAGTGAAGCTGACAAGAACAAATGGATTATCAGTAGTTACTTTAAAACCGAGTGGATAAATGACAGTTCTGACAAAGTGAAACTGCCAGTAGTCCTTAATATGGGTGCACTTTATCAATCATTTCTCAAAGCTATTATTCCACTTCCTTTCAAGAAGAATGAATCTTTAGATGAACTTGTTGCAAGAATAGATAACGTGTGTATCAAAGAAAGAAATGCAACAAAAATAGAATACCGCATGAAAAAAGAAAAGCAGTTTAATCGCAGAGTTGAGATGAACGGTTCACTTAATGAACTAAAACAGGAAATTGAAGAACTTAAAAGCTAA
- a CDS encoding DNA methyltransferase has protein sequence MDRKAVSHGKRTSAFNELFQSKNKIFQSPKSVDTIKQLLLMAANKDSIIFDFFAGSATTAHAVMQLNTEDGGKRKFIMVQLPEKTNEKSEASKAGYKTIAEISKERIRRAGKKIKEENATTAPNFDTGFRVLKVDSSNMADVYYTPDKTKQTELFKNTDNIKEKRTSEDLLFQVLLDWGVDLALPIKKETIAELEVFFVDGNALAACFVKDGQITEDFCKELAKREPLRVVFRDSGFGDDSVKINVEQIFKLMSPHTDIKTI, from the coding sequence CTGGACCGAAAAGCAGTTTCACACGGAAAAAGGACAAGCGCTTTTAATGAATTATTCCAATCGAAGAATAAAATTTTTCAGTCTCCTAAGTCTGTAGACACAATAAAACAACTATTACTGATGGCTGCTAATAAAGATTCTATAATCTTCGACTTCTTTGCCGGTTCAGCCACCACAGCCCATGCCGTTATGCAGCTCAATACCGAAGATGGTGGTAAACGAAAATTTATCATGGTGCAATTACCGGAAAAAACGAATGAAAAATCGGAAGCTTCCAAAGCTGGTTACAAAACGATTGCAGAAATTAGCAAAGAACGCATTCGCCGTGCCGGAAAGAAGATCAAAGAAGAGAATGCTACAACTGCTCCAAACTTTGATACCGGCTTCCGTGTCCTTAAAGTTGACAGCAGCAATATGGCAGATGTCTATTACACACCTGATAAAACAAAACAGACTGAACTTTTCAAGAATACCGACAACATAAAAGAGAAACGAACCTCTGAGGATCTGCTATTTCAGGTGCTTCTGGATTGGGGTGTTGATTTAGCGCTTCCGATTAAAAAAGAAACCATTGCGGAGCTTGAGGTCTTTTTTGTAGATGGCAATGCTCTTGCTGCCTGCTTTGTGAAAGATGGTCAGATTACTGAAGATTTCTGTAAAGAGCTAGCAAAGCGTGAACCTCTGCGAGTGGTATTCCGCGATTCAGGATTCGGTGATGATAGTGTTAAGATCAATGTTGAGCAGATATTCAAGCTCATGAGTCCGCACACGGATATAAAGACAATTTAA
- a CDS encoding site-specific DNA-methyltransferase has protein sequence MDKLKMHSPNFTEENISTLAALFPYCVTESNDKDGNLKKSIDFDQLKQELSTHIVEGPQERYTLNWPGKRDALLTANAPIAKTLRPCREESVDFDTTENLFIEGDNLDALKLLQETYLGKVKMIYIDPPYNTGNDFVYEDDFSENTDEFLKKSNQVDESGNKLIANTEANGRFHSDWLDMIYPRLRLARNLLTDDGVIIASIDENEIVNIRKIFDEVFGETNLLFQITLLCNPKGRSQDKFVANSHEYLVGYSKQQLNKGDLNIPKSDEEIAKNYKLKDEKGRYRELELRNTHREFGKHNRKNLYYPFYVSNTGQVSLDEIPGSIPIYPIWDDGFEGCWTWGVDKARNQINEIVAKEVKGSWKIYRKNYAEGDNGEATKQVKSIWTEKQFHTEKGQALLMNYSNRRIKFFSLLSL, from the coding sequence ATGGATAAATTAAAGATGCACAGCCCAAATTTTACTGAAGAGAACATCTCAACACTTGCTGCACTGTTTCCTTATTGTGTCACGGAATCAAACGACAAAGATGGAAATCTAAAAAAATCAATCGATTTTGATCAATTAAAGCAGGAACTTTCTACACACATCGTAGAAGGACCACAGGAACGCTATACTCTCAACTGGCCAGGTAAGAGAGATGCTCTGTTAACCGCCAATGCTCCTATCGCTAAGACCCTCCGCCCTTGCCGTGAAGAAAGTGTGGACTTTGACACCACCGAGAACCTCTTCATTGAAGGCGATAACCTTGATGCTCTTAAGCTCTTGCAAGAAACATATCTCGGTAAGGTGAAAATGATCTATATTGATCCGCCGTATAACACTGGTAACGATTTTGTTTATGAAGATGATTTTTCAGAAAATACAGATGAGTTTCTTAAAAAATCAAATCAAGTTGATGAAAGCGGAAACAAACTTATAGCTAATACAGAGGCTAATGGCAGATTTCATTCAGATTGGCTAGATATGATTTATCCACGTTTAAGATTAGCCCGGAATTTGTTAACTGACGATGGAGTTATAATTGCTTCCATTGATGAAAATGAAATCGTTAATATTAGAAAAATATTTGATGAAGTATTCGGGGAAACAAATCTTCTATTCCAAATCACTTTGCTTTGTAACCCTAAAGGACGGTCGCAAGATAAATTTGTTGCCAATTCCCATGAGTATTTGGTGGGATATTCGAAGCAACAACTCAACAAAGGAGATCTAAACATCCCTAAAAGTGACGAAGAAATAGCAAAAAATTACAAATTAAAGGATGAAAAAGGTAGATACCGTGAGCTAGAACTACGCAATACACATAGAGAGTTTGGAAAACACAATAGAAAGAATCTTTATTACCCATTTTATGTAAGTAACACAGGGCAAGTTTCACTGGATGAAATTCCTGGTTCTATACCGATTTATCCTATTTGGGATGATGGGTTTGAAGGGTGTTGGACTTGGGGAGTAGACAAAGCAAGAAATCAAATTAATGAGATTGTAGCCAAAGAAGTCAAAGGCAGTTGGAAAATATATAGGAAAAATTATGCTGAGGGTGATAATGGCGAAGCTACAAAACAGGTTAAGTCAATCTGGACCGAAAAGCAGTTTCACACGGAAAAAGGACAAGCGCTTTTAATGAATTATTCCAATCGAAGAATAAAATTTTTCAGTCTCCTAAGTCTGTAG
- a CDS encoding Mov34/MPN/PAD-1 family protein, which produces MKVNGIARETLEFILSVSKSMAPNEFAGLLQVEKGVIAEVLILPGTESSDQNAVIRLFMMPNVSSVGSVHSHPGPNITPSKADLRLFGKTGSYHIIAGEPYDENSWQCYNADGEPIELPVLDVELEEPDFI; this is translated from the coding sequence ATGAAAGTAAATGGCATTGCACGTGAAACGCTGGAGTTCATCCTGAGTGTCAGTAAGTCCATGGCCCCAAATGAATTCGCCGGACTCTTGCAGGTAGAGAAGGGTGTGATCGCTGAGGTCCTTATACTTCCAGGCACTGAATCCAGCGACCAGAATGCTGTGATCAGGTTATTCATGATGCCAAACGTCTCATCCGTAGGATCTGTACATAGCCATCCCGGACCTAACATAACCCCTTCAAAGGCCGATCTCCGGCTCTTCGGGAAAACAGGTAGCTATCACATCATTGCAGGGGAGCCTTATGATGAGAACAGCTGGCAGTGTTACAATGCCGATGGGGAACCCATTGAACTTCCTGTGCTGGATGTAGAGCTTGAGGAACCTGATTTCATCTGA
- a CDS encoding NAD-dependent protein deacylase — protein MQELLTLLQNSKYCVILTGAGISTLSGIPDFRGKDGIYNKFDADLIFSIDYFNEDPSYFYTHSRELIYDLEMKEPNIIHKALAELERRGIVKAVITQNIDMLHQRAGSENVIEVHGSPVRHTCLACGKKYSFEDVVGILEKEEVPMCNECGGLIKPDVVFYGEMLEHDVIEKAIEESSKADLIIVLGSSLVVQPAASLPLYTLDNGGELVIVNNMATPLDDYATGKYNDLVEVFSYLDEVMGLNISEHI, from the coding sequence ATGCAAGAACTCCTCACCCTCCTGCAAAACTCAAAGTACTGCGTCATCCTAACCGGCGCAGGAATATCCACCCTTTCAGGCATCCCGGACTTCAGAGGGAAGGACGGCATCTACAACAAGTTCGATGCGGACCTCATCTTCTCAATAGACTACTTCAACGAGGACCCGTCTTATTTTTACACGCATTCCAGGGAACTGATATATGATCTTGAGATGAAGGAGCCGAACATCATTCATAAGGCCCTGGCAGAGCTTGAGAGGAGAGGGATCGTTAAGGCTGTGATCACGCAGAACATCGACATGTTGCACCAGAGGGCGGGGTCTGAGAACGTTATTGAGGTTCACGGGTCTCCGGTAAGGCATACGTGTCTTGCGTGCGGTAAGAAGTATTCCTTTGAGGACGTTGTGGGGATTCTTGAGAAGGAGGAGGTTCCCATGTGCAATGAGTGCGGGGGGCTGATCAAGCCGGATGTTGTGTTCTATGGGGAGATGCTTGAGCATGATGTGATCGAGAAGGCCATTGAGGAGAGCTCTAAGGCTGACCTGATCATTGTGCTGGGGTCTTCACTGGTGGTCCAGCCGGCGGCTTCGCTTCCGTTGTATACTCTTGACAACGGCGGGGAACTTGTGATCGTTAATAATATGGCGACTCCGCTGGATGATTATGCAACCGGGAAATATAATGATCTGGTGGAAGTTTTCAGCTATCTGGATGAAGTAATGGGTCTTAACATTTCAGAACATATATAA